In bacterium, the following proteins share a genomic window:
- a CDS encoding AAA family ATPase: MLTKLIIRNFKRFKSVEIELGNPVVFIGPNNSGKTSALQALSLWELGLRHWTEKRKGQKTPEKRPGITINRQDLIMLPVPGTKLLWHELRVKKPGTQGRDPAFIDVRVQGITRGAEWKCGFEFYYANEESFYCRPLRLSEAKNPERMFVPEEAEGVRLAFLPPMSGLAAAETRLDEGAINVRIGEGRTAEVLRNLCYKVYQETNGSWERLTGQIQRLFGCELNLPEYIAERGEVTMSYSERGITLDLSSSGRGLQQTLLVLAYMYANPGAVLLLDEPAAHLEMLRQRQTYELLTDVARENDNQIIAASHSEVLLNEAASKDTVVAFVGRPHRMLAARKDEVLKSLKEIGYDQYYLAEQTGWVLYLEGETDLDILRAFAKRLDHQGALKALERPFVRYTTDITGGVNKHFYPLREAFPDLKGVALFDRHDKSPADEKGLVWLMWERREIESYLCFRDVLIAYAESTARKKAPGLVFEAAEVKRRGETMQKEIATLEDAMKTLKKGSPWDGEMKVSDEFLTPLFENYYEKLGLYNDMAKRSFHELVDFVPVENLSGEVKQKLDAIAEVAKQARPVSEAE, encoded by the coding sequence ATGCTTACGAAGCTGATCATCAGAAACTTCAAGCGATTCAAGAGTGTCGAGATAGAGCTCGGGAATCCCGTCGTCTTCATCGGCCCCAACAACTCCGGCAAGACATCAGCTCTTCAGGCACTATCTTTGTGGGAGCTGGGTCTGAGGCACTGGACTGAGAAGCGGAAGGGGCAGAAGACCCCAGAAAAGCGACCGGGCATCACCATCAACAGGCAAGACCTCATCATGCTCCCGGTGCCGGGGACGAAACTGCTCTGGCATGAACTCAGGGTGAAAAAACCGGGCACACAAGGGAGGGACCCCGCTTTCATAGACGTGAGGGTGCAAGGCATAACGCGAGGCGCCGAATGGAAGTGCGGATTTGAGTTCTACTATGCCAACGAGGAGTCGTTTTATTGTCGCCCGTTGCGCCTCAGCGAGGCAAAGAATCCTGAGAGAATGTTCGTTCCCGAAGAGGCGGAAGGCGTTAGGCTGGCTTTTCTTCCACCCATGTCCGGCCTTGCTGCCGCTGAGACAAGGCTCGACGAGGGTGCTATCAACGTTCGAATCGGCGAAGGAAGAACCGCAGAGGTCCTCCGCAATCTCTGCTACAAGGTATATCAGGAGACTAATGGCTCTTGGGAGAGGCTGACCGGACAGATACAGCGGCTTTTCGGGTGCGAGCTCAACCTGCCCGAGTATATCGCCGAACGTGGTGAGGTAACGATGAGTTATAGCGAACGTGGCATAACTCTCGACCTATCGTCGTCTGGTCGAGGTCTCCAGCAGACGCTTCTCGTCCTTGCATATATGTATGCGAATCCTGGCGCTGTCCTACTGCTCGATGAGCCAGCAGCCCATCTTGAGATGCTCCGGCAGAGGCAGACTTATGAACTACTGACTGATGTAGCCCGCGAGAACGACAACCAGATCATCGCAGCAAGCCATTCCGAGGTCCTTTTGAACGAGGCCGCGAGCAAGGACACGGTGGTGGCGTTCGTCGGTCGGCCTCACCGTATGCTGGCAGCCCGGAAGGACGAGGTGCTGAAGTCCCTGAAGGAGATCGGTTACGACCAGTACTATCTTGCGGAGCAAACCGGCTGGGTGTTGTATCTGGAGGGGGAGACAGACCTCGACATCTTGAGGGCGTTTGCGAAGCGTCTGGACCACCAGGGAGCGCTCAAGGCTCTTGAGCGGCCCTTTGTCCGCTACACGACCGACATCACGGGCGGAGTAAACAAGCACTTCTACCCACTGAGAGAGGCGTTCCCGGACCTGAAGGGCGTGGCGCTTTTCGACAGGCATGACAAGAGCCCTGCTGATGAGAAAGGGCTCGTCTGGTTGATGTGGGAGCGGCGCGAGATCGAGAGCTATCTATGCTTCCGTGATGTGCTCATTGCCTACGCTGAAAGCACGGCCAGAAAAAAGGCACCGGGACTGGTATTCGAGGCAGCGGAGGTTAAGAGGCGAGGAGAAACGATGCAGAAGGAGATTGCCACCCTGGAGGATGCGATGAAGACACTCAAGAAGGGCTCACCCTGGGACGGGGAGATGAAGGTCAGCGACGAGTTCCTGACGCCTCTATTCGAGAACTACTACGAGAAATTGGGGCTCTATAACGATATGGCCAAACGATCATTCCATGAACTAGTAGACTTCGTCCCAGTCGAGAATCTGTCAGGTGAGGTCAAGCAGAAGCTCGATGCGATAGCTGAGGTGGCAAAGCAAGCACGGCCCGTATCGGAAGCTGAGTAG
- a CDS encoding ferritin family protein, with the protein MAEFVNPFSGVVPGRKLTDSELLRALRLTLAAEEEAVHLYESIVDATDNKLAKAVLHDIANEERVHAGEFQRLINILAPEEERFLAEGAEEVNEMASDLEG; encoded by the coding sequence ATGGCAGAGTTCGTGAATCCATTCAGCGGGGTCGTTCCGGGCCGGAAGCTGACCGATTCGGAGCTTCTCCGGGCGCTGAGATTGACGCTTGCCGCCGAGGAAGAGGCGGTCCATTTGTATGAGTCGATCGTGGATGCAACCGACAACAAGCTGGCCAAGGCTGTCCTGCACGACATAGCGAATGAAGAGCGTGTCCACGCGGGTGAGTTCCAGCGCCTCATCAATATCTTGGCGCCGGAAGAGGAGAGGTTTTTGGCAGAGGGGGCCGAGGAGGTCAACGAGATGGCGTCTGACCTCGAGGGATAG